Part of the Deltaproteobacteria bacterium genome, GCCGACGCTGCCATTGCCGTCTCCGACCACGACGATGGCGCTGAAACTGAAACGTCGACCACCTTTCACAACCTTAGCGACACGGTTGAGGTGAACCACCTTATCGGTCAACTGATTTTCTGCATTCGCTTTGTCGAACAATGATCTCTCCCTTAGTCGAAAACAGCAACAGCTTTTGCCCGTCGATCATTCATCGGCCGTTTAGCCGTATGACGGACGAGAACACATGGACTCCCGAGATTGGCCCCGTTCCGTTGAACACCCATGGTTTCCCTGCGGGCCGCCGCTGCCGTGTTGTGGACCCTTTAGGCAGGAAACCTGAAATCCTCTTCCGCCGTATCGATCCCGCCGCCTTTCTTAAAAGACCAGACCCTGCTCCCTGGCTCCCTCACTGAGGGCTTTCAGACGACCGTGATACCGGAATCCGTTGGTATCCATGGCGACTTTGATAATCCCTCTATCCTGCGCCCTCTGGGCGAGCACTTTGCCCACCATTTTGGCCACACCTGTCTTCCCGCCTTCTTTCTGAGCGGTGCGAATCTCGGGTGACATTGTAGAGGCGGCGGCCAACGTCACTCCCGCGGTGTCATCGATTATTTGCGCATATATGTGCCGTGCGGAACGGAATACGGACAGTCTTGGGCGCTCCGCTGTCCCATTGATCTTTTTCCGTATTCGTTTCTTACGTTTGAGATGCGCGGCAATCTTCTTGCTCGTCTTCATGGTGCCCTACTCCAAAAGAAGCTATTTAGAACCCGCCTTACCAACTTTTCGCCGCACACGCTCGTTCTTGTAACGGATCCCCTTTCCCTTGTACGGTTCCGGTCGTCGGAATCCCCTAACGGTTGCGGCGGTGCGGCCCAATAGCACCTTATCAATAGATTCGAGGGAAATGTTGGTCTGTTTCTCGACTTTTCCCGTAACCCCATCGGGTAAATGATACTCTACCGGATTGGAATATCCCACGTTGAGCACCAGGACATTCCCTCTCATTTCGGCCCGATACCCTACGCCAACGATCTCGAGATCTCGAACGAATCCCTGACTGACGCCTCCCACCATGTTCGCGATGAGCGTACGGGTCAGCCCCTGCATAGCGAAGGAATCCCGGGAATCCGTCGTGGGAACCACGTGTATGGTCGAATCCTCGATCTTGACGTCCACCAATGGGTGAAGAGCCTGCTCGAGCCCCCCTTTGGGACCCTTTGCATAAACGATCCCATCTTTTAGCGTAACCTCAACCCCGTCCGGGATCGGGACAGGCTTTTTCCCTACGCGAGACATGGCGCCTTACCTCCTATAACTACCAGACTTTGCACACGACTTCGCCGCCAACGCGTAGTTTTCTGGCTTCACGATCAGTCATCATCCCCTTGGAAGTCGAAACAACCGAGATGCCTAAACCGTTTTGGACCATGGGTATTTCATCGTGGCTGACGTACACCCGGCGACTGGGTTTACTGACTCTCTCCAGCCCAGAAATGACGCTGTTCTGGTTCTCGTCGTATTTCAAAAACACACGCAGGATCCCCTGACGCCTGTCTTTGATCATTTTGTAATTTTTAATGTACCCTTCATTCTTCATGATCTTGGCCAAACTGATTTTGATCCCGGACGCAGGGATATCCACTTTTCCGAATCTGGCCACAAGGCCGTTACGAATACGGGTCAGCATATCCGCCAACGGGTCGGTCATACTCATTTGACGGCTCCTTCCACTTCTACCAGCTAGACTTAATGACCCCCGGAATCAGGCCCCAAGAGGCCATCTTCCGGAAGCAGATACGGCAGATTCCGAATTTGCGCATAAACGCCCTCGGACGCCCGCATATTGGACACCGGTTGTAATCTCGCACTGTGAATTTCTTCGGCCTGCTGGCACTCACCATTTTGGATTTTTTCGCCAAGACATTCCTCCATGCCCGCGGGACGCGGTCGCAATCACTCACTTACGCTTATGGATAACTCCATTCAACTCTCTTCGCCGTAACTAGATACTCGGCGGCGATCATACCAAGCATGCCATCGAGTTGCACTACAAGGATCGCTCATCCTTCGCCGTATCCGTTATCGCCGGAAGGGCATGCCCAAACTTCTAAGCAGGAACCGGCTTTCTTCATCTGTTTTGGCTGTGGTTACGATAGTGATATTCATCCCATGTATTTTTTCTACCGAATCGTAGTTGATCTCCGGAAAAATGATCTGTTCCTTGAGGCCCATGGAAAAGTTGCCCCGCCCGTCAAACGATTTCGTGGGGATCCCTCGAAAGTCCCGGACCCGCGGGAGAGCAATATTCACTAGCTTCTCAAAGAAATCATACATCTTTGCTTTTCGGAGCGTAACCGTACAACCGATGGGCATCCCCTTTCGAAGCTTGAAACTCGCGATAGACTTGCGGGCCTTTGTGACAAGGGCCCGCTGGCCCGTGATGGTGGCGAGTTCTTCCGCCGCGGCGTCCAATAGCTTAATGTTCTGGATCGCTTCACCCATTCCCACGTTCACCGTGATCTTGACCAAA contains:
- the rplF gene encoding 50S ribosomal protein L6, which gives rise to MSRVGKKPVPIPDGVEVTLKDGIVYAKGPKGGLEQALHPLVDVKIEDSTIHVVPTTDSRDSFAMQGLTRTLIANMVGGVSQGFVRDLEIVGVGYRAEMRGNVLVLNVGYSNPVEYHLPDGVTGKVEKQTNISLESIDKVLLGRTAATVRGFRRPEPYKGKGIRYKNERVRRKVGKAGSK
- a CDS encoding type Z 30S ribosomal protein S14, whose product is MAKKSKMVSASRPKKFTVRDYNRCPICGRPRAFMRKFGICRICFRKMASWGLIPGVIKSSW
- the rpsH gene encoding 30S ribosomal protein S8, coding for MSMTDPLADMLTRIRNGLVARFGKVDIPASGIKISLAKIMKNEGYIKNYKMIKDRRQGILRVFLKYDENQNSVISGLERVSKPSRRVYVSHDEIPMVQNGLGISVVSTSKGMMTDREARKLRVGGEVVCKVW
- a CDS encoding 50S ribosomal protein L18; the encoded protein is MKTSKKIAAHLKRKKRIRKKINGTAERPRLSVFRSARHIYAQIIDDTAGVTLAAASTMSPEIRTAQKEGGKTGVAKMVGKVLAQRAQDRGIIKVAMDTNGFRYHGRLKALSEGAREQGLVF
- the rplE gene encoding 50S ribosomal protein L5; translated protein: MAGLKEYYRDEVVPALTKEFGYKNVMQVPHLVKITVNVGMGEAIQNIKLLDAAAEELATITGQRALVTKARKSIASFKLRKGMPIGCTVTLRKAKMYDFFEKLVNIALPRVRDFRGIPTKSFDGRGNFSMGLKEQIIFPEINYDSVEKIHGMNITIVTTAKTDEESRFLLRSLGMPFRR